In the genome of candidate division KSB1 bacterium, one region contains:
- a CDS encoding PilN domain-containing protein, which yields MKIKNAIGISINGNNVKAAFLSIIKGKVYIQGLQSTTLRAPLESSLPTESDKGEQNIENDLEKAFDIQQQPDDDVDTSSDLAIKPTKDSNVSVIYSLLDKFKDMTTKVGINAPVLTVKYEMVDADAVPKDNKGFRERIGFGEGNSNALHSSKYHRINSEKSLRIEYEHHPPVLDLIDEVNQFRRGNLKLEMMDTNELALAFLVAKCYKLNEEYTTAIIYIEPDFSRVIFLSGKKIHHITPIIHKGSISKDVLHAVYSKIIFAQDHHFVPELDKIILASRSAKLKGKTFFKQKFPSAKISYFNSKLIDSQYSFDNKGRLFSQYAIPIAFAWKLLQKKSVFSKLPNLLPDYILERRRMPKLAFHGYILLFLLAITAFTFTYLVVTKNVQISKINRKNKIIEMQIENNKPLVEKVKFYGDQIFKLESNIALVDSISMNYDETYTFLKLLNQGILKAGDVWIEDLKIDGRTVELKGYAKQREIIPILSEALGGANLKKVTRATLHEKRVFNFQLDKNIGINQDTQNLQLLIGLTKAKQKKPKSTNGTVGTNGPSKKGGKSSRPGREKNNY from the coding sequence ATGAAAATTAAAAACGCAATTGGAATTTCAATCAATGGAAATAATGTAAAGGCAGCTTTTCTGAGCATTATTAAAGGAAAGGTCTATATCCAGGGGCTTCAATCTACAACACTTCGGGCTCCTTTGGAAAGCAGTCTTCCAACCGAAAGTGATAAGGGTGAACAAAATATTGAAAATGATCTGGAAAAAGCTTTTGATATTCAGCAGCAACCCGATGACGACGTAGACACTAGTTCTGATCTTGCCATCAAGCCTACTAAAGACAGCAATGTCAGTGTTATATATTCTCTACTTGACAAGTTTAAGGACATGACTACAAAAGTGGGTATTAACGCGCCTGTTCTGACCGTTAAATACGAAATGGTAGATGCGGACGCGGTTCCTAAAGATAATAAAGGATTCAGGGAAAGAATTGGTTTTGGTGAAGGTAATTCAAATGCCCTTCACAGTTCAAAGTATCATAGAATTAATTCAGAAAAATCTCTGCGAATCGAGTATGAGCATCATCCTCCGGTCTTAGATCTGATCGACGAAGTAAACCAATTCCGGCGCGGCAACTTAAAATTGGAAATGATGGATACAAACGAGCTCGCTCTGGCTTTTCTTGTCGCTAAGTGCTATAAACTGAATGAAGAGTATACCACTGCGATCATTTATATTGAACCTGATTTCTCAAGAGTCATATTCTTAAGCGGGAAAAAAATACATCATATAACCCCGATTATCCATAAAGGAAGTATCTCGAAAGATGTGCTGCATGCGGTCTATAGCAAAATCATTTTTGCTCAAGATCATCATTTCGTTCCCGAATTGGACAAAATAATTCTAGCATCCCGCAGTGCAAAACTAAAAGGGAAAACCTTCTTCAAGCAAAAATTTCCATCAGCCAAGATAAGTTATTTCAACTCAAAATTAATCGACTCCCAATATAGTTTCGATAATAAAGGTCGTTTGTTTTCGCAGTATGCAATTCCCATTGCTTTTGCATGGAAGCTGTTACAGAAGAAGTCAGTCTTTTCGAAACTCCCTAACCTGCTGCCGGATTATATATTGGAACGTCGCCGGATGCCAAAACTGGCATTTCATGGTTATATACTTTTATTCCTTTTGGCCATAACAGCGTTTACTTTCACCTATTTGGTAGTAACCAAAAATGTCCAGATCAGCAAAATAAACAGAAAGAACAAGATTATTGAAATGCAAATCGAAAACAACAAACCTCTGGTGGAGAAGGTGAAGTTTTATGGTGATCAGATATTCAAATTAGAGAGCAATATTGCTTTAGTAGATAGCATTAGTATGAATTATGATGAAACATACACTTTCTTGAAACTTCTAAACCAAGGTATTCTGAAAGCAGGAGATGTTTGGATAGAGGATTTGAAAATTGACGGTAGAACTGTTGAATTAAAGGGGTATGCCAAACAGCGAGAAATAATCCCAATACTCTCGGAGGCATTGGGCGGAGCAAATCTAAAAAAAGTTACCAGAGCTACCTTGCATGAAAAAAGAGTTTTTAATTTCCAGTTAGATAAAAATATTGGTATTAACCAGGATACTCAAAATTTGCAGTTACTTATAGGCTTAACAAAAGCAAAACAAAAGAAGCCAAAGTCAACAAACGGCACGGTGGGCACAAATGGGCCCTC